Proteins from a genomic interval of Rattus norvegicus strain BN/NHsdMcwi chromosome 2, GRCr8, whole genome shotgun sequence:
- the Pfn2 gene encoding profilin-2, which produces MAGWQSYVDNLMCDGCCQEAAIVGYCDAKYVWAATAGGVFQSITPAEIDVIIGKDREGFFTNGLTLGGKKCSVIRDSLYVDSDCTMDIRTKSQGGEPTYNVAVGRAGRVLVFVMGKEGVHGGGLNKKAYSMAKYLRDSGF; this is translated from the exons ATGGCCGGTTGGCAGAGCTACGTGGATAACCTGATGTGCGATGGCTGCTGCCAGGAGGCCGCCATTGTCGGCTACTGCGACGCCAAATACGTCTGGGCAGCCACGGCCGGGGGCGTCTTCCAGAGCATCACG CCAGCAGAAATAGATGTGATTATAGGAAAAGACCGGGAAGGTTTCTTTACCAATGGTTTGACTCTTGGAGGAAAGAAGTGCTCTGTGATCAGAGATAGCCTATACGTTGACTCGGACTGCACAATGGACATCCGGACAAAGAGTCAAGGTGGGGAGCCAACATACAACGTTGCTGTTGGCAGAGCTGGGAGAG tcttgGTCTTTGTAATGGGAAAAGAAGGGGTCCATGGAGGCGGATTGAATAAGAAGGCATACTCAATGGCAAAATACTTGAGAGACTCTGGGTTCTAG